A single region of the Pogoniulus pusillus isolate bPogPus1 chromosome Z, bPogPus1.pri, whole genome shotgun sequence genome encodes:
- the HINT2 gene encoding adenosine 5'-monophosphoramidase HINT2, with protein sequence MAAAALARGLARGWAARGALRAGQRYAAAAGGHDGEVDKARRAAAEEASGQPTIFSKIIDRSVPATILYEDDKCLVFRDVAPQAPIHFLVIPKRPIPRISRVGAQDTELLGHLLVVAARTAQAEGLADGYRLVINDGKHGAQSVYHLHLHVLGGRQMGWPPG encoded by the exons ATGGCGGCGGCTGCGCTGGCGCGGGGGCTGGCGCGCGGATGGGCCGCGCGGGGCGCGCTGCGCGCGGGGCAG CGATACGCGGCGGCGGCCGGCGGGCACGATGGGGAGGTTGACAAGGcgcggcgggcagcggcggaAGAGGCAAGCGGACAGCCCACGATCTTCAGCAAGATAATCGACCGCAGCGTGCCTGCCACTATCCTCTATGAAGATGACAAG TGCCTGGTCTTCCGCGACGTGGCACCCCAAGCCCCCATCCACTTCCTGGTGATCCCCAAGCGTCCCATCCCCAGGATCAGCCGCGTGGGTGCTCAGGACACTGAG CTCCTGGGGCACTTGCTGGTGGTGGCGGCGCGTACGGCgcaggcagaggggctggcTGACGGCTACCGCCTTG TGATCAATGACGGGAAGCATGGTGCCCAGTCCGTCTACCACCTGCACCTCCACGTGCTGGGGGGACGGCAGATGGGCTGGCCCCCAGGCTGA
- the TAF1C gene encoding TATA box-binding protein-associated factor RNA polymerase I subunit C isoform X3, which yields MGQLLHQNFFLGKSKLKRQDLNSTIQMTALMEDIDCLEARRGCPQQHVLARLRWFSHICRDWLFEVPLGMLADCIHEELLLQWANLLFDDSCTGGALAWLPSKDLYTGCLVYPGGQAMNHLYFQDVVLKELPRAQASPAEFELNGRIRQVAAARVDGDDFVGVRSDYHCGVWRVPGRLGAAPTPLQVIHTDVPASCLTVSPHLPGELAVCTRSGAIYLWSVEMGLQRLRHDTQTMFFRDHSSWRWSDFTAHPRVLSCADRTGLQCLDARAPERCHFDLFKVGQEAGCQQGERVVLPMYLGRAHPSQHLVTTQFSVYVLDERLPMVPVLKWAHMMKAPPLFSHLTPGGPRRSHKVLLGASRTQELLLLQYQGGNQSACQLAGPPQKLHSIAGCLQHLPIQLPHHHHLLQQRLGAPAAGLAATLQEDGPQESLFVFQLSEAGDIFYQRLIHEVVEPSAPVLMDEAVAAPGSSPLFETPAGSPLGLGSNEEEEEQTFYLSNLEVIINEEEDEEVENAGKAAAPEQTKSPQEPSASPQPLPAVPSSAAALRYRRWLKDFSKGHRKHPQHTWSPTFSQKRIFTRRELEMSAGLSSLHQQARQQLRQAMQEGGCIQCWDTPPPQPPPLQLLEPPGGLDTLSARLTTTWSEGWCQWWEEKSSYNLARRQQALRERRRRQKRARGRRSFSASFTSSHTYQSDLSELSDTAVPLPPPLSPAVLPPEAASSPPRPVVLDEALLSSQSLQSRGIPKERRKTLRDFLSVCAEEPPEPPELLGSQASQACIPSSQSLSLSLSQASGTSQPRRKRPRMGF from the exons cgTTCTAGCCCGCCTACGCTGGTTCTCCCACATCTGCCGTGACTGGCTCTTTGAGGTGCCGCTGGGGATGCTAGCAGACTGTATTCATGAGGAGCTACTGCTGCAGTGGGCCAACCTGCTCTTCGATGACAGCTGCACTGGAGGGGCACtggcctggctgccctccaAGGACCTATACACGGGCTGCCTGGTGTACCCTGGAGGGCAGGCCATGAACCATCTCT ATTTCCAGGATGTTGTGCTGAAGGAACTGCCCCGTGCCCAGGCCTCCCCAGCAGAGTTTGAGCTCAATGGGCGTATCCGGCAAGTGGCTGCTGCGAGGGTAGATGGGGACG ATTTTGTTGGTGTCCGCTCAGACTATCACTGTGGTGTTTGGAGGGTGCCAGGTAGATTGGGAGCAGCCCCCACCCCATTGCAGGTCATCCACACTGATGTGCCCGCCTCCTGCCTCACTGTCAG ccctcacctccctggggaactgGCCGTCTGCACCCGGAGTGGAGCCATCTACCTCTGGAGCGTTGAGATGGG gctgcagcGGCTCCGCCATGACACCCAGACCATGTTTTTTCGGGACCATTCATCTTGGCGCTGGAGCGACTTCACTGCCCACCCACGAGTGCTCAGCTGTGCCGACCGCACTGGCTTGCAGTGCCTGGATGCCCGG GCCCCCGAAAGATGCCACTTTGACTTGTTCAAGGTGGGTCAGGaagctggctgccagcagggtgAGCGTGTGGTGCTGCCCATGTACCTGGGCAGGGCCCacccctctcagcaccttgtcACCACTCAG TTCTCTGTGTATGTGCTGGATGAGAGGTTGCCAATGGTACCTGTCTTGAAGTGGGCACACATGATGAAGGCCCcgcctctcttttcccaccttaCGCCGGGGGGCCCCAGGAGGAGCCATAAGGTGCTGCTGGGCGCGTCTCGCACCCAGGAGCTGTTACTGCTGCAGTATCAGG GGGGCAACCAGTCAGCGTGCCAGCTGGCAGGGCCTCCTCAGAAGTTGCATAGCATCGCGGGCTGTCTGCAGCACCTGCCCATCCAGCTCCCACACCATcaccacctgctccagcagcgccTTGGTGCCCCTGCTGCCG ggctTGCCGCCACACTGCAGGAGGATGGGCCACAGGAGTCCCTGTTCgttttccagctctctgagGCTGGGGACATCTTCTACCAGAGGCTAATTCATGAGGTCGTGgagccctctgctcctgtcttgatggatgaggctgtggcagccCCTGGCTCTTCCCCTCTCTTTGAGACCCCAGCAGGAAGCCCACTAGGCTTGGGCAGtaatgaggaagaggaagaacaaACCTTCTACCTGTCCAACCTAGAGGTCATTATcaatgaggaggaagatgaggaggtGGAGAatgcaggcaaagcagcagccccagagcaaaCCAAATCACCTCAGGagccctctgccagccctcagcctttaccagcagtgcccagctcagctgcagccctgcgctACCGCCGCTGGCTGAAAGATTTTTCCAAGGGTCACAGGAAACATCCCCAGCACACCTGGTCCCCCACCTTCAGCCAGAAGCGCATCTTCACCCGCAGAGAACTGGAGATGTCAGCaggcctgagcagcctgcaccaGCAGGCACGTCAGCAGCTGCGCCAAGCCATGCAGGAAGGGGGCTGCATTCAGTGCTGGGACACCCCACCACCCCAAccccctcctctgcagctcctggagccTCCGGGAGGTCTAGATACTTTGAGTGCTCGTCTGACAACAACTTGGTCTGAGGGCTGGTGTCAGTGGTGGGAAGAGAAGTCAAGCTACAACCTGGCGCGGCGGCAGCAGGCACTGCGAGAGCGACGGCGGCGGCAGAAGCGAGCTCGAGGCCGGCGCAGCTTTTCAGCCAGCTTCACCTCCTCCCACACCTACCAGTCCGATCTGTCAGAGCTGAGCGATACAGCAGTCCCATTACCACCACCACTGTCGCCTGCTGTGCTGCCCCcggaggcagccagcagccccccaCGACCGGTAGTGCTGGACGAAGCCCTGCTGTCCTCCCAGAGCCTGCAGTCCCGCGGAATCCCTAAGGAGCGGCGAAAGACGCTACGAGACTTCTTGTCGGTGTGTGCCGAGGAACCCCCGGAACCGCCGGAGCTCCTCGGCAGCCAGGCCAGCCAGGCGTGCATCCCCTCATCGCAGAGCCTgagcctcagcctcagccaggcGTCCGGCACCTCGCAGCCTCGCCGCAAGCGGCCGCGCATGGGCTTCTAA
- the SPAG8 gene encoding sperm-associated antigen 8, with amino-acid sequence MPNTGSAVRAQQQALAPVGMLTTDTCLRGATSTLRGAHAGAATCSPPAPCCRGRQQPARLPPAHRPHAPCSQPIGDAYAASATNEMSAAGGARPAFAVTMETKQPLCAQGHGAASGAVGAESTPRGGPGAPGRRVTPTVHMPPMLSEEKLPCMAGIQNDVLLPAVPMEKPQCHREILMATTKMPQKMSASDELPAKVLPAVPSTVPPAEAERDSCGIELPIVVPVLPTSLKTSAEQASQSLLPGSCLIHNWQNERSTNHLDTVPVLEPGNKGFTHLHGHHGLLVHELLSWPTMKDTYHPPHRALLLGRGQRQAMLESMLYQKYRNEMLEEICPHQMPMESVSTTHQDYRAEGCQLTPLPTTKPHNYCTEQPFSFWLEKAHSLPGVTKICSRDSPFRRNAAFSTPITECLEQPLSYTPWSSQLQPHKQ; translated from the exons ATGCCGAACACGGGCAGCGCCGTGCGGGCCCAGCAGCAGGCGCTTGCCCCTGTCGGCATGCTGACCACAGACACGTGCCTGCGTGGGGCCACATCCACCCTGCGAGGGGCCCACGCCGGCGCTGCCACGTGCTCCCCGCCAGcgccctgctgcagaggcaggcagcagcctgctcgCCTGCCACCCGCTCACCGCCCGCATGCTCCCT GTTCCCAGCCAATAGGAGATGCGTACGCAGCCAGCGCCACCAATGAGATGTCGGCAGCGGGCGGGGCGCGGCCCGCGTTTGCCGTCACCATGGAGACGAAGCAGCCTCTCTGCGCGCAGGGCCACGGAGCCGCGAGTGGGGCGGTGGGAGCTGAGAGTACCCCGAGAGGGGGGCCGGGGGCGCCGGGGCGCAG GGTGACTCCAACAGTCCACATGCCTCCCATGCTCTCTGAGGAGAAGTTGCCATGCATGGCTGGGATCCAGAATGATGTCCTCCTACCTGCAGTGCCTATGGAGAAGCCCCAGTGTCACAGAGAGATATTGATGGCTACAACCAAGATGCCCCAGAAGATGTCAGCCTCGGATGAGCTGCCTGCCAAGGTTCTGCCAGCTGTCCCCAGCACGGTGCCACCAGCTGAGGCCGAGAGGGATTCCTGCGGGATTGAGCTCCCTATTGTGGTGCCTGTGTTGCCCACCTCTCTGAAGACATCAGCAGagcaggccagtcagtctctgCTCCCGGGTAGCTGCTTGATCCACAACTGGCAAAATGAG AGATCCACAAACCACTTGGACACTGTGCCGGTGCTGGAACCGGGAAACAAGGGCTTCACCCACCTGCATGGCCATCATGGGCTGCTGGTCCACGAGCTCCTCTCCTGGCCCACCATGAAGGACACCTACCACCCACCACACAGGGCCCTTCTGCTGGGACGAG GGCAGCGACAGGCCATGCTGGAGTCCATGCTCTACCAAAAATACAG GAATGAGATGCTGGAGGAGATCTGTCCCCACCAGATGCCCATGGAATCGGTTTCCACCACACACCAGGATTACCGTGCTGAGGGCTGCCAGTTGACACCACTGCCCACCACCAAG CCCCACAACTACTGCACGGAGCAGCCTTTCAGCTTCTGGCTGGAGAAagcccacagcctgcct GGTGTCACCAAAATCTGCAGCAGAGACAGTCCTTTTCGGAGGAATGCAGCCTTCTCCACTCCCATCACTGAGTGCCTAGAACAGCCCCTATCCTATACACCCTGGAGCAGTCAGCTTCAGCCCCACAAGCAATAA
- the NPR2 gene encoding atrial natriuretic peptide receptor 2, with translation MAPRLLLSLLLPVLAAAAGAGGEGRRAATPDGTVANLTVAVVLPERNVSYAWAWPRVGPALSLALEALERGEPPLLPRPFSVRVEFMSSELEGACSEYVAPLNAVDLKLYHDPDVLFGPGCVYPAASVGRFASHWRLPLITGGAVAAGFSRKREHYSTTVRTGPSAPKLGAFVSHLHAHFNWSARAVLLYVDRKTDDRPYYFTVEGVYQELQDGSNLTVRHHIYSPDEGGPDTAVHFIKANGRVVYLCGPPEMLQQIMQLAQRENLTNGDYVFFYLDVFGESLRGDSARDPFKPWQQSLGQDSGLREAFQMVLVITYHEPQNPEYQHFQTQLILRAKQKFGVQLNYSLMNLVAGCFYDGMLLYAMVLNETLQEGGSKKNATHIIEKMRDRKFHGVTGLVSMDSNNDRDTDFNLWAMADPKSGQYEVVGHYSGVEKQIHWLGRPIPWVKGAPPLDNPPCVFDVDDPSCDKTPLSMLAIVALGTGLTFVMFGISSFLIFRKLMLEKELASMLWRIRWDELQFGSPERYHKAAGSRLTLSLRGSSYGSLMTTHGKYQIFANTGHFKGNVVAIKHINKKRIELTRQVLFELKHMRDIQFNHLTRFIGACIDPPNICIVTEYCPRGSLQDVLENESINLDWMFRYSLINDIVKGMAFLHNSIIGHHGSLKSSNCVVDSRFVLKITDYGLASFRSPCDGEDTHALYAKKLWTAPELLQKGRLPTPGMQKADVYSFGIIVQEVALRNGPFYIEGMDLSPKEIVQKVHNSQKPFFRPSIDIGVHSEELAVLMERCWAQEPAERPDFSQIKIFIRRFNKEGSTSILDNLLSRMEQYANNLEKLVEERTQAYLEEKRKAENLLYQILPHSVAEQLKRGETVRAEAFDSVTIYFSDIVGFTALSAESTPMQVVTLLNDLYTCFDAIIDNFDVYKVETIGDAYMVVSGLPVRNGKLHAREIVRMALALLEAVKTFKIRHRPNDQLHLRIGIHTGPVCAGVVGLKMPRYCLFGDTVNTASRMESNGQALKIHVSSTTKEVLDEFGCFELELRGDVEMKGKGKMRTYWLLGERKDAKVI, from the exons CCGCGGCCCTTCTCGGTGCGCGTCGAGTTCATGAGCTCGGAGCTGGAGGGCGCTTGCTCCGAGTACGTGGCACCGCTCAACGCCGTGGATCTGAAGCTCTACCACGACCCCGACGTCCTTTTTGGGCCAGGCTGCGTCTACCCTGCCGCTTCCGTGGGTCGCTTTGCCTCGCACTGGCGGCTGCCGCTTATCACTGGCGGGGCGGTAGCGGCCGGCTTCAGCCGAAAACGGGAGCATTACAGCACGACGGTACGTACCGGGCCCTCGGCCCCGAAACTCGGCGCCTTCGTCTCCCACCTCCACGCCCACTTTAACTGGAGTGCCCGCGCCGTCCTGCTCTACGTGGACCGCAAGACCGATGACCGACCCTACTACTTTACCGTCGAGGGTGTctaccaggagctgcaggatggCAGCAACCTCACCGTCCGCCACCATATCTACTCCCCCGACGAGGGCGGCCCCGACACCGCCGTGCACTTCATCAAGGCCAACGGGCGCG TGGTGTATCTCTGCGGGCcgccagagatgctgcagcagatcatgcagctggcacagcgTGAGAACCTCACAAATGGAGACTACGTCTTCTTCTACTTGGATGTCTTTGGCGAGAGCCTACGGGGAGACTCTGCCCGTGACCCCTTcaagccctggcagcagagcctgggccagGACTCAGGGCTGCGTGAGGCTTTCCAG ATGGTGCTGGTGATCACCTACCATGAGCCCCAAAACCCCGAGTACCAGCATTTCCAAACGCAGCTGATCCTGAGAGCTAAGCAGAAATTTGGGGTACAGCTCAACTACTCCTTG ATGAACCTGGTGGCAGGGTGCTTCTATGATGGGATGCTGCTGTACGCCATGGTACTGAATGAGACTCTACAGGAGGGTGGCTCCAAGAAAAATGCTACCCACATCATTGAGAAGATGCGGGACCGCAAGTTCCATG GGGtaacagggctggtgagcatGGACAGCAACAATGACCGGGACACTGACTTCAACCTATGGGCCATGGCTGACCCCAAAAGTGGGCAGTATGAG GTGGTGGGACACTACTCAGGTGTGGAGAAGCAGATCCATTGGCTGGGACGACCTATCCCGTGGGTGAAGGGGGCCCCCCCCTTGGATAACCCACCCTGTGTCTTCGATGTGGATGACCCCTCCTGTGATAAAA CCCCCCTCTCCATGCTGGCCATTGTGGCTTTGGGCACTGGTCTCACCTTTGTCATGTTTGGCATCTCCagcttcctcatcttcag GAAGCTAATGCTGGAGAAGGAGCTTGCCAGCATGCTCTGGAGGATCCGCTGGGATGAGCTGCAATTTGGGAGCCCTGAGCGGTACcacaaggcagcaggcagccggCTCACCCTGTCCCTG cgTGGCTCCAGCTATGGCTCCCTGATGACCACCCATGGGAAGTACCAGATCTTTGCCAACACTGGCCACTTCAAG GGCAACGTGGTGGCCATCAAGCATATCAACAAGAAGCGCATCGAATTGACGCGGCAGGTGCTCTTTGAGCTGAAACAT ATGCGTGACATCCAGTTCAACCACCTGACCCGTTTCATCGGGGCGTGCATTGACCCTCCCAACATCTGTATTGTCACCGAATATTGCCCAAGGGGCAGCCTGCAG GATGTCCTGGAGAACGAGAGCATCAACCTGGACTGGATGTTTCGCTACTCCCTCATCAACGACATTGTCAAG GGAATGGCCTTCTTGCACAACAGTATCATTGGGCACCACGGCAGCCTCAAGTCATCCAACTGCGTGGTGGACAGCCGTTTTGTGCTGAAGATCACCGACTATGGGCTGGCCAGCTTCCGCTCACCCTGCGACGGCGAGGACACTCATGCTCTCTATGCCA AAAAGCTGTGGACTGCCccggagctgctgcagaaggggcGCCTGCCCACCCCAGGCATGCAGAAAGCCGATGTCTACAGCTTTGGCATCATCGTGCAGGAGGTTGCCCTGCGCAATGGCCCCTTCTACATCGAGGGCATGGACCTGAGCCCCAAAG AGATTGTGCAGAAGGTCCATAACAGCCAGAAGCCCTTCTTCCGCCCTTCCATTGACATCGGGGTGCacagtgaggagctggcagtgctgatggagcgctgctgggcacaggaacCGGCCGAGCGCCCCGACTTCAGCCAGATCAAGATCTTCATCCGTAGATTCAACAA ggagggcagcaccAGCATCCTGGACAATCTGCTGTCGCGCATGGAGCAGTATGCCAACAATCTGGAGAAGCTGGTGGAGGAGCGGACACAGGCCTACCTGGAGGAGAAGCGCAAGGCAGAAAACCTACTCTACCAGATTCTGCCCCA TtctgtggcagagcagctgaagcgTGGGGAGACAGTGCGGGCTGAAGCTTTTGACAGTGTCACCATCTACTTCAGTGACATTGTTGGCTTCACTGCCCTCTCAGCAGAGAGCACTCCAATGCAG GTCGTGACACTGCTGAATGACCTCTACACTTGCTTCGATGCCATCATTGACAATTTTGATGTCTACAAG GTGGAGACTATTGGGGATGCCTACATGGTGGTGTCGGGGCTGCCAGTACGCAATGGGAAGCTGCATGCCCGCGAGATTGTTCGCATGGCCCTGGCCCTGCTTGAGGCTGTCAAGACTTTCAAGATCCGGCATCGGCCCAACGACCAGCTCCACCTGCGCATTGGCATACACACTG GTCCTGTGTGTGCCGGAGTTGTGGGTCTAAAGATGCCGCGGTACTGCCTTTTCGGGGACACAGTGAACACTGCATCCCGCATGGAGTCCAATGGCCAGG CCCTGAAGATCCACGTCTCATCCACCACCAAGGAAGTCCTGGATGAGTTTGGCTGCTTTGAGCTGGAGCTGCGTGGGGATGTGGAGATGAAG GGCAAGGGGAAGATGCGGACATACTGGCTACTGGGTGAGAGGAAAGACGCCAAAGTCatctga